In the Solanum pennellii chromosome 5, SPENNV200 genome, one interval contains:
- the LOC107020843 gene encoding protein-tyrosine-phosphatase MKP1-like translates to MLEVDEKDRVPAGGNRKTYARSISWSDRSPTKSSAKPQWNSKARACLPPLQPLSITRPTAEEWPRAGSDDLGVWPNPSTPGVRLGSFSTHEGSDTKQAPREFEFKKDKLAFFNKECSKIVDHIYLGSDTVAKNRDVLRENGITHVLNCVGFSCPEYFKDDLVYKTLWLQDSPTEDITSILYDVFDYFEDVREQGGSVFVHCFQGVSRSASLVIAYLMWKEGMSFEDAFQHVKAARGVTNPNMGFACQLLQCQKRVHALPVSPTSVLRMYRMAPHSPYDPLHLVPKMLSEPGAEGLDSRGAFLVLIPSVIYVWIGKHCTSVMSDNAKAAAFQVIRYEKAQGPVLIINEGKEPSDFWSAISQESFFSGGCGKEKNKVEASLLSENDLITDNISQCIGQKNEYDLDFEIFCKALAGGVVPPFPLSGTESETCLPARQNGWSRLRRKFSSGIMKEFITASKLYSHTGITSPVLDKIDTIKELSPALPSSPSSPQCGSPDSFSSYATSSPSWTKDPCRDVENPGLDTEPVSPSPSFSSLDSLSCFLVSKPKSNATSPSLSPSTSDYSSSFTFSPSSSNWSDLAYLSAQPSPTRFEHEDPNFVKNDFFKVSSSLLCKGSPFPAAEEAFPTSRALRRANSCLQYKETSPSLAERRGSHPPPMMMLRSNDDSAQISVKLVRTSSFSLPNFEDDTMKCVECDSLNDGDFVDTSKEELMLDAENLITDNQLQNGVQPVDDVSGSFNDHPIGIPIRVAETTDLGLYQWPSMHKLGLSSVVFDSRSVYIIVIPDLSLDENSSSSLYIWIGRDVQWKESSDQVINNDSMCEDNHVHWEKVGRSFIIQKGLATSSLVQIVKEGEEPEQLLKHLPRFSFDKALDVGVK, encoded by the exons ATGTTGGAGGTAGATGAGAAGGATAGGGTACCAGCTGGTGGGAATCGGAAAACATATGCACGGTCTATTTCGTGGTCCGATAGGTCACCTACCAAGTCCAGTGCCAAACCACAATGGAACAGCAAAGCACGGGCTTGTTTGCCACCCCTTCAGCCTCTTTCCATTACTAGACCAACTGCTGAGGAGTGGCCTAGGGCTGGATCAGATGATCTTGGTGTATGGCCTAATCCCTCTACTCCTGGTGTAAGGCTTGGATCATTCAGCACTCATGAAGGTTCAGATACTAAGCAGGCTCCGCGagaatttgaattcaagaaagatAAGCTTGCTTTCTTCAACAAGGAGTGTTCTAAGATTGTGGATCACATCTACTTAGGAAGTGACACTGTGGCAAAGAATAGAGACGTTCTCCGTGAGAACGGAATCACTCATGTCTTAAACTGTGTAGGGTTTAGTTGTCCTGAATACTTTAAGGATGATCTTGTATACAAGACACTTTGGCTACAGGATAGCCCCACTGAGGACATCACAAGTATTCTTTATGATGTCTTTGATTACTTTGAAGATGTTCGTGAACAAGGTGGGAGTGTCTTTGTACACTGCTTCCAGGGGGTGTCCCGATCAGCCTCCTTGGTGATTGCATATCTTATGTGGAAAGAGGGGATGAGCTTTGAAGATGCATTCCAGCATGTCAAAGCTGCAAGAGGAGTGACAAACCCGAATATGGGTTTTGCATGCCAACTGTTGCAGTGCCAGAAACGAGTGCATGCTCTACCTGTAAGTCCTACTTCTGTGCTAAGGATGTATAGGATGGCACCTCACTCCCCGTATGATCCCCTTCATTTGGTGCCAAAGATGTTGAGTGAGCCAGGAGCTGAAGGACTTGATTCTCGTGGAGCCTTCCTTGTTCTTATTCCTTCTGTTATATACGTGTGGATAGGGAAGCATTGTACCTCGGTAATGTCAGATAATGCCAAGGCTGCAGCCTTTCAGGTAATCCGCTATGAAAAGGCCCAAGGTCCTGTCTTAATTATCAATGAAGGCAAAGAGCCTTCTGATTTTTGGAGTGCGATTAGTCAGGAAAGCTTCTTTTCTGGTGGTTGTGGCAAAGAAAAGAACAAGGTGGAAGCCAGTTTATTATCTGAAAATGACTTGATTACTGATAATATCAGCCAGTGTATTGGTCAAAAGAATGAATATGAtcttgattttgaaattttctgcAAAGCACTCGCCGGTGGGGTTGTTCCACCTTTTCCATTGTCAGGTACTGAATCTGAGACATGTCTTCCCGCAAGACAGAATGGATGGAGTAGATTGAGACGGAAGTTCTCCAGTGGAATAATGAAAGAATTTATCACAGCTTCCAAGTTATACAGTCATACTGGCATAACAAGTCCTGTACTTGATAAGATAGACACCATTAAAGAACTCTCTCCTGCTTTGCCTTCATCACCTTCAAGTCCTCAGTGTGGATCACCAGATTCTTTCTCTTCTTATGCAACCAGCAGTCCAAGTTGGACAAAGGATCCTTGTAGAGATGTGGAAAACCCTGGTCTTGATACAGAGCCTGTGTCGCCATCTCCTTCATTTAGCTCACTTGATTCTCTCTCTTGTTTTCTTGTTAGTAAACCAAAGTCTAATGCCACATCCCCGTCACTCTCACCTTCAACCTCAGATTACTCCAGTTCtttcaccttttctccctcctCTTCCAATTGGTCTGACTTGGCATACCTATCTGCACAGCCTTCACCCACGAGATTTGAACATGAGGATCCTAATTTTGTGAAGAATGATTTCTTCAAAGTAAGTTCATCTTTACTTTGTAAAGGATCACCCTTTCCAGCAGCAGAGGAAGCATTTCCAACCAGTCGTGCTCTTAGACGGGCAAACAGTTGTTTACAGTACAAAGAAACTTCCCCTTCACTAGCAGAGCGTAGAGGCAGTCATCCTCCTCCTATGATGATGTTACGTTCCAATGATGATTCCGCTCAAATTTCAGTGAAATTGGTGAGAACATCATCATTTTCTCTTCCTAATTTTGAAGACGATACAATGAAGTGTGTTGAGTGTGACAGCCTTAATGACGGAGATTTTGTTGATACTAGTAAAGAGGAGCTAATGTTAGATGCTGAGAATTTGATTACTGACAATCAACTCCAAAATGGAGTTCAACCTGTAGATGATGTATCTGGCAGTTTCAATGACCATCCAATTGGCATTCCCATCCGAGTTGCAGAAACAACTGATTTAGGTCTTTACCAGTGGCCTTCTATGCATAAATTAGGCTTGTCTTCTGTGGTTTTCGATTCAAGGTCCGTTTATATCATAGTCATTCCTGACTTGAGTTTAGATGAAAATAGTTCCAGTAGTTTGTACATCTGGATTGGGCGTGATGTGCAATGGAAGGAAAGTTCAGATCAAGTGATCAACAATGATTCCATGTGTGAAGATAATCATGTCCATTGGGAGAAAGTTGGACGCAGTTTTATTATTCAGAAGGGCCTGGCCACTAGCTCTCTAGTTCAG ATAGTGAAAGAAGGTGAGGAACCTGAGCAGCTTCTTAAGCATCTGCCGCGTTTCTCATTTGACAAGGCATTAGATGTTGGGGTCAAGTAG